Proteins from a single region of Paenibacillus sp. BIHB 4019:
- a CDS encoding YheC/YheD family protein: MVIKRDKWLQYRILRNGSSLAKRLPETQLLKKSTLSKMLLHYQSVVLKPRDGSYGKNIVFIKRNGANAYRMHNEKNAVTMRDTDKLLQELRKNKRGLAYIVQRRLQLAQIQHKPFDMRIMAQRKRGSSSTWCVTGSYAKVAAKGYLVTNVTSSTIPVLEALKLARIGDRSLLVEAERIALMAAKRLGERYPKLRQIGFDIGIDTKRRIWIIEGNYLPDLRPFRLLKDSSMYRRILWYKKH; this comes from the coding sequence TAATGGGTCCTCTCTCGCCAAACGGCTGCCAGAAACACAGTTGCTTAAGAAGAGCACTTTATCGAAGATGCTGCTTCACTATCAAAGCGTCGTACTGAAACCTCGCGACGGGAGCTACGGAAAGAATATCGTGTTTATTAAACGAAACGGTGCGAACGCCTATCGTATGCATAACGAAAAAAATGCGGTCACCATGAGAGACACCGATAAACTGCTCCAAGAGCTCCGCAAAAACAAAAGAGGTCTTGCCTATATCGTCCAAAGACGTCTGCAGCTTGCTCAAATTCAACACAAGCCTTTCGACATGCGGATAATGGCTCAGCGAAAAAGAGGCTCTTCCTCCACTTGGTGCGTGACAGGCTCATACGCGAAGGTTGCGGCGAAAGGATACTTAGTCACGAATGTGACTAGCTCTACTATTCCAGTGCTTGAGGCGCTAAAGCTGGCCCGAATCGGAGATCGGAGCTTGCTTGTCGAAGCGGAACGAATCGCTCTAATGGCTGCCAAACGACTGGGAGAGCGTTACCCCAAGCTAAGGCAAATCGGGTTCGACATAGGCATCGACACCAAGCGTCGGATTTGGATTATCGAAGGCAATTATCTACCGGACCTGCGCCCTTTCCGGCTCTTGAAGGATTCCTCGATGTATCGCAGAATATTGTGGTATAAGAAACATTAA
- a CDS encoding ABC transporter substrate-binding protein, which translates to MLKSKKFLFTLVVLFMFALLLAACEGNAGNGANDAGSATASEPAATVAPAETADAAAGDGETVTFKAANGDIEVPRDPQRIVDGTAFYTGYFLALGVTPVGVQQEVLASPYLKDKLAGAQSLGETPTPENVLALHPDLIVVFSGTEGIEELQKIAPVVAIDYGTKAYKEQLLEFGQLTNKEAEAQAWIEQWEAQINELKPKVQEAVGDKTVSILNPYEKGLYVFGHNYGRGGEIIYRELGLNAPEEAQKEVIDSGTGWASISLETLPQFAGDIIFTSPWSGDTADPKLVYENAVWLGLPAVKAGNVFQLDSKADTFNDPITMQSQLQYIADSLISSK; encoded by the coding sequence TTGTTGAAGTCAAAAAAGTTTTTGTTTACTCTAGTTGTATTATTTATGTTCGCGCTCTTGCTCGCAGCATGCGAAGGAAATGCTGGTAACGGCGCCAACGACGCAGGCAGCGCTACAGCCTCCGAGCCAGCAGCGACTGTTGCTCCCGCGGAAACGGCTGATGCGGCAGCAGGCGATGGCGAGACCGTTACGTTCAAAGCTGCCAACGGTGATATTGAAGTCCCGCGCGATCCGCAACGCATCGTAGACGGAACTGCGTTTTATACAGGCTACTTCCTCGCTCTCGGCGTTACGCCGGTTGGCGTTCAGCAAGAGGTTCTAGCCAGCCCTTATTTGAAAGATAAGCTTGCTGGCGCGCAAAGCCTGGGCGAAACGCCAACACCTGAGAACGTGCTGGCGCTGCATCCCGACCTGATCGTCGTGTTCAGCGGTACGGAAGGCATAGAGGAGCTGCAAAAAATCGCTCCAGTCGTTGCCATCGACTACGGCACCAAGGCCTACAAGGAACAGCTGCTCGAATTCGGCCAATTGACGAACAAGGAAGCTGAAGCCCAGGCTTGGATCGAGCAATGGGAAGCCCAAATCAACGAGCTGAAGCCTAAAGTGCAGGAGGCCGTCGGCGACAAAACCGTATCCATTCTTAACCCATACGAGAAAGGCCTGTACGTCTTTGGCCATAACTATGGACGCGGCGGCGAAATCATCTACCGCGAACTCGGCCTGAATGCGCCAGAGGAAGCCCAGAAGGAAGTCATTGACAGCGGTACGGGCTGGGCATCCATTTCGCTGGAAACGCTCCCGCAATTCGCCGGCGATATCATCTTCACTTCGCCATGGTCCGGTGACACGGCAGATCCGAAGCTTGTGTACGAAAATGCGGTGTGGCTAGGCCTTCCCGCCGTCAAAGCGGGCAACGTATTCCAGCTTGATTCCAAGGCGGACACGTTTAACGATCCCATCACCATGCAATCCCAGCTGCAATATATCGCAGATAGCTTGATCTCATCGAAGTAA
- a CDS encoding LytTR family transcriptional regulator DNA-binding domain-containing protein yields MQFQPMYDGGELLLPKIELSMTLNQSIGIITDLKRKQLLMSQLEKYSQYYIFRAGQGEYMRLTVEELITFLIKVTERNEPVATLMDYFSLKEERKVKIKNLSSSRRMYVTLLRVFFAHQPTLVLEEPYFYLEEQDRRQFKRILDDLSQEKQLLILTSNLEDAIISCDTIYRLNELGLHQLDIRDSEEDKQDVQEQDRTNITLQKIYTKRNDKVILFNPPEIDFIESVDGSILVHVDGENYSCALTLNELEQRLLNFGFFRCHRSYIVNLQKVREIITWTKNSYSLRLNISKDAVVPLSRSKLHELKTLLNI; encoded by the coding sequence ATGCAATTTCAACCCATGTATGATGGCGGGGAATTACTTCTACCGAAGATCGAATTAAGTATGACATTGAACCAATCGATTGGCATTATAACAGACTTGAAGCGAAAGCAGCTTTTAATGAGTCAATTAGAGAAGTATTCCCAATATTACATATTCCGAGCTGGGCAAGGCGAGTATATGCGTTTAACAGTGGAAGAGCTAATCACTTTTCTAATCAAGGTAACGGAAAGGAATGAACCTGTCGCTACGTTAATGGACTATTTTTCTTTAAAAGAAGAACGGAAGGTGAAAATCAAGAATTTAAGCTCGTCGAGAAGAATGTATGTGACATTGCTGCGTGTCTTTTTTGCGCATCAGCCTACGCTTGTACTGGAGGAGCCCTATTTTTACTTGGAAGAACAGGACCGTCGTCAGTTTAAACGGATTTTAGATGATCTTTCGCAAGAAAAGCAGCTTTTAATTTTAACGTCGAATTTAGAGGATGCTATTATTTCCTGTGATACAATCTATCGATTGAACGAACTTGGACTCCATCAATTGGATATACGGGACTCAGAAGAGGATAAGCAGGACGTACAGGAACAAGATCGGACCAATATAACCCTACAGAAAATTTATACGAAAAGAAATGACAAAGTGATTTTATTTAATCCGCCTGAAATTGATTTTATAGAAAGTGTAGATGGTTCCATTCTAGTTCATGTAGATGGCGAAAATTATAGCTGTGCTTTGACGCTAAATGAGCTCGAGCAGAGATTGTTAAATTTCGGATTTTTCAGGTGCCACCGCTCCTACATCGTTAATTTGCAAAAAGTAAGAGAGATTATTACATGGACGAAGAACAGCTACAGCTTGCGTTTAAATATAAGCAAAGATGCCGTAGTTCCGTTATCCCGATCAAAATTGCATGAATTAAAAACGCTTCTGAACATCTAA
- a CDS encoding ABC transporter ATP-binding protein gives MAVIQVERIQKRFGNKDALADVSFSVAKGEIFGFLGPSGSGKTTLIKLLTAQLNPTSGQASVFNEPAEKMQQSAQKMRFGILTDNSGLYERLTIEENLELYRKLYDLPKSSIDKVLQFVNLSGERKKKVNHLSKGMRQRVLLACAIIHEPELLFLDEPTSALDPVNTAHIYKGLRYLNENGTTIFLTTHDMAEAELLCSNVAIVYKGQIQTIGSPKELKKQHRENVVCVELLNGEAYELPIDGGTADQIADWMKQDLIDRLETKEPSLGDIFIKMTGSELL, from the coding sequence GTGGCTGTTATCCAAGTCGAGCGTATTCAGAAGAGATTTGGGAATAAGGATGCATTAGCAGATGTATCCTTTTCCGTTGCGAAGGGAGAAATTTTTGGGTTTCTGGGTCCGAGCGGTTCAGGTAAGACGACATTAATAAAGCTTTTAACGGCGCAGCTAAATCCGACAAGCGGACAAGCAAGCGTATTTAACGAGCCAGCGGAGAAAATGCAGCAGTCTGCACAGAAGATGCGTTTTGGCATTTTGACAGATAACAGTGGTCTATATGAGAGATTAACGATAGAAGAAAATCTGGAGCTGTATCGTAAGTTATATGATCTTCCTAAATCTTCGATTGATAAGGTGCTGCAGTTTGTAAACTTAAGCGGAGAGCGCAAAAAGAAAGTCAATCACTTATCGAAAGGGATGCGCCAGCGTGTCCTGTTGGCATGCGCGATTATCCACGAGCCGGAATTATTATTTTTGGATGAGCCTACTTCGGCTTTAGATCCGGTGAACACAGCACATATTTATAAAGGCTTACGTTATTTAAATGAGAATGGAACGACGATTTTTTTAACGACCCATGATATGGCTGAGGCGGAGCTGCTATGCAGCAATGTAGCGATTGTGTATAAAGGACAAATCCAAACGATCGGCTCGCCAAAGGAGCTTAAAAAACAACATCGTGAAAATGTCGTTTGTGTTGAATTACTAAATGGGGAAGCCTATGAGCTGCCAATCGATGGGGGAACGGCCGATCAAATCGCCGATTGGATGAAACAAGACTTAATTGATCGATTAGAAACGAAAGAGCCAAGTCTAGGTGATATATTCATTAAAATGACAGGAAGTGAGTTGTTATGA
- a CDS encoding ABC transporter permease, whose amino-acid sequence MNISLKRAQAIFVKDYKEFSRNYALSIMLIFPILLALLLRAANASSSLPGSFATVLNLSFVLLTCFAQACLIAEEKERNTLRSLMMTPATTIDVLIGKSTLVFVMSAVVLVIATYLFGYEPASIWAFVAAILLSIILYTAVGTICGLFSKTLLDASLSIIPVTIIFSAAPWGAFLVEDYPIFKVLDYMPSSQLVHLLGIPHTGFTTGELLIPLLIILAWTVVLTIVSVVLYQRRLKDE is encoded by the coding sequence ATGAATATCTCATTAAAACGCGCGCAAGCGATATTTGTGAAGGATTATAAAGAGTTTTCGCGCAATTATGCGCTCTCCATTATGTTGATTTTTCCAATTCTCCTTGCACTTCTTCTTCGGGCTGCCAACGCCAGCTCGTCTTTGCCTGGGTCTTTCGCTACAGTTCTTAATCTTTCGTTTGTGCTTCTAACATGTTTCGCACAAGCATGCTTGATTGCGGAAGAAAAGGAGCGCAACACTTTACGATCATTAATGATGACTCCGGCCACGACCATCGATGTTTTAATCGGTAAAAGTACTTTAGTCTTTGTCATGTCTGCTGTTGTTCTGGTTATTGCTACGTATCTATTTGGCTATGAGCCAGCTAGTATATGGGCGTTTGTGGCAGCAATCCTTCTTTCGATTATTCTATACACAGCAGTCGGGACGATATGCGGTCTATTCTCCAAGACGTTGCTTGATGCGTCATTATCTATCATTCCTGTGACGATCATATTCTCTGCGGCACCATGGGGAGCGTTTCTAGTGGAGGATTATCCGATCTTCAAAGTGCTGGATTATATGCCAAGCAGTCAGCTTGTGCATTTGCTAGGCATACCCCATACAGGCTTTACGACGGGAGAGTTATTAATACCCCTCCTTATTATTTTGGCATGGACGGTTGTATTAACGATTGTATCGGTTGTTTTGTATCAACGACGGTTAAAGGATGAGTAG